The Gemmatimonadota bacterium genomic sequence GGCGCGATGCTGGCGCTCTCGCCCGTCGCGAATACGCGCTACTACTGGCCGGTGTACCCCGTGATCGGGCTGGCGTTTGTGATGGGGTTGGATTCCGTCGTGCGCGCGGTGCGTGTTCCGCGGCCGTCGGTCGCCACCGCGGCGGTGGTGCTCGTCATTTTGGCCGGGAGCCTCGCGCGCGGGTGGGGCCAGCGGCCGCCGCACTCCCTCCTCGGCGACTCCGCCGGGCGCGAGATGCTCGCTTGGGTGGCGGGCGCCGACTCGCAGGCTCCGATGCGCCTTGCCTTCCATAACCCGCGCGTGGTCACACTGGAGACGGGCGTCCCGGCGATGGGGATCGCAGACCGAACCACGGACGGGCACATCGAGCTCCTGGCGTCGCAGCGCATCACGCACATCGTCCTGCCCAAGCCGCCGCACGCGGGCTGTGTGTCGCAGCAGGTCGCCCGCCTGGGGGTGCGACATCCGCAGTGGGCGGTGCCACTGTGGGAGAACGAGGGGTATCTCGCTTACCGGCTGGATCCGGAGCGTATCCCCGCACCCGGGTCGTGGGAGATGATCGACTGGGCTACCCCCGAGCGATACTGCCCCTCGCCGTGACAAGGAGCATTCGTTAGGCGAAGCGGCTTGTCCACATGCCTTGCCCCACCGTTTGGTGGCCGGCACATTCCGGGTGCCCCCGTTTCCTGCGGCCTCTTCCCGACCCGTCCATGCGTGTCCCGCTGTCCCTGGTTCCTCGCGTCGTGGTGGCGTTGCTGTTCGCCACGACCGCCTGCTACCGCAACGTTCCCGTCGAGTTGGCGCAGGTTGCCCCTGGCACCCCCGTCAAGGTGCACCTGACGGCCGTGGCGCAGGATCGACTCCGGCAGGAGAATCCGGCGGGGCCGCGTCGCGAGTCGCTCACCGGGAAGTTCGTTCGGCTCACCACGGACAGTGCCGTGATTGGTGTTGAGTCGACGGTGATGGAAGCCAACGTGCGCACGCGGACCTTTTATTCGGACGTCCCCCTGCTGCGTGCGGACCTTCGCCTGGTCGAGCGACGCGAACTCAATCGGCGGCGGACCGCGCTCACCGTCGCGGGGCTGGGCATTGGCGCGATTGCCGCCGTGCTTGTGGCCGTGGAGTACGGGGGCAGTTCGACCGGGACCGTCAATCCGGGACCCGGGGTGCCAGAGCAGCGGATCCCGCTCGGGATCCGCCTGGCCATCCCCTGAACTACTTCATTACCGGCATCACGAATTCGCTCCCCACGCGAATCCCGGTGGGCCACCGGGAGGTCACGGTCTTCTGTTTCGTGAAGAAGCGAACGCCCTCCATCCCGTGCTGGTTCATGTCGCCAAAGGCTGACTGCTTCCACCCGCCAAAAGAATAGAAGGCGAGGGGGACGGGAATCGGGACGTTGACGCCCACCATACCCACCTGGACCCGGCTGACGAACTCGCGTGCGGTATCGCCGTCTCTCGTGTAGAGGCTGACCCCGTTGCCGAAGGGGTGGCTATCGGCGAGGGCCAGCGCCTCCTCAAAGGTGGACGCGCGCACGACGCAGAGGACGGGGCCGAAGATCTCCTCCTGGTAGATGCGCATCGCCGGCGTGACATGGTCGAACAGGCATCCGCCGAGGAAAAACCCCTCTTCGTGTCCCGTGACGCGTTGCCCGCGGCCGTCGACCACCAGGGTGGCCCCTTCGGCGAGGCCCTGCTCCACATATCCGGCCACCTTGTCCCGGTGGGCGGCGGTGACGAGCGGGCCCATCTCGACGCCATCGCCTAACGAATTGCCCATCCGGATCCCGCGGACGCGTTCGGCCAGGCGCGCGACGAGGGCGTTGGCGGTTGCCTCGCCGACCGCCACTGCCACGCTGATGGCCATGCAGCGCTCGCCGGCGGAGCCATACGCCGCGCCGATGAGGCCGTCCACCGCTTGCTCGAGGTCGGCGTCCGGCATCACGAGGAGGTGGTTCTTCGCACCGCCCATCGCCTGTACGCGCTTGCCGTGCTGCGCGCACGTCTCATAGATGTACCGTGCAATCGGCGTCGACCCCACGAAACTCACCGCCTGAACGGTCGGGTGGGACAGCAGCGCATCCACGGCGACCTTGTCCCCGTGGACCACGTTCAGTACGCCAGGGGGGGCACCAGCCTCCACCAGCAACTCGGCCAACCGGACCGTGCTTGACGGGTCCTTTTCCGACGGCTTGAGGACAAAGGTGTTCCCGCAGGCAATGGCCGGGGCGAGCATCCAGAGCGGGACCATCACCGGGAAGTTGAACGGCGTGATCCCGACACAAACCCCCAGCGGCTGCCGGAGCGAATACGAGTCGATCCCGGTCCCGACGTTCTCGCTGAATTCCCCCTTGAGCAGGTGCGGAATGCCGCAGCAGAACTCGACCACCTCGAGCCCGCGCTGGACCTCGCCGCGGGCATCGGCGACCACCTTGCCATGCTCGCACGCGATCAGGCGCGCGAGTTCGTCGGTGTGCTCCTCGATCAGCTGCTTGAAGCGGAACATGACGCGGGCGCGGCGCAGGGCCGGGGTGGCGCTCCAGGCCGCAAAGGCGCGATGGGCGTCCTGCACCGCCGCATCCACATCCTCGGGCGTGGCGAGCGGCGTCGCTCCGGACACCATGCCCGTCGAGGGATCGAACACCGGTCCCCAGCGCTCGACATGCTGCAGCGTGCGCTGTCCCCCGATGAAGTGATGAATGAAGGGCACCGCGTCGTCGTTCGACGCGGTCGGGTCAGCTGCGGGAAGTACCGTCGTCATGAACTGCGCGGCTCCAGGGAGCGGAGGGAAGGCGCTCCGCCAGGCTTACGCCTTGAGGAGGCCCGTGATCACAGGAAGTGCACGGCGCATCTCGTCCATCGTACCAATGGAGATGCGGGCGTGGGTATTCAGCGGGGGGAAGGGACGTCCGATCGCCACGCCCTCCTTGGCGCACGCATCCTGGAACGACTTGGCGTCGCGGCGGATGTCGGCCATGATGAAGTTCGTGTACGTCGGGAGCGCCTTGAACCCGGCGTCGTTGAGCGTCTTGAGGGCCAGGCTCCGGGCCTCGCCGTTCATCCGCTGCTGTTCCTTGATGTGGCCGGTAAGCTCGCACGAAGCCATGGCCGCCGCGGATGACAGGGCACTCACACTGTTCTGGAGCCGCCACGGCTCGAGCCGCTTGATCGTGCTGGCGTGCGCGATGCCGTACCCCACGCGCATGCCGGCCAAGCCGAACACCTTGGAGAAGGTACGGGCGACGATGATGCGCGGATCGTCGAGTGCGGCAGGGATCGCCGTGTCGTACCCGGGGAGGTCGCAGTACTCGAAGTAGGCTTCGTCGACCAGGATGGAAGCGTTCGGGGCGCGGCGGTGGACATCCTTGATGAAGGCGAGGACGTCGCTCAGCGGGTAGGCGCTTCCGGTCGGGTTATTCGGATTGCACAGGAACACGAGTCCGGCGCCGGGAGCGGCGGCGGCCATGGCGCCCAGGTCCAGCCGCAACATCGCGTCCACTGCCGGCGCCATGGTTTGGCGGCCGAGCCGAGCCATGTGGGCCGCGGGTTGCTCAAAGGTCGGTGCCGC encodes the following:
- a CDS encoding CoA-acylating methylmalonate-semialdehyde dehydrogenase: MTTVLPAADPTASNDDAVPFIHHFIGGQRTLQHVERWGPVFDPSTGMVSGATPLATPEDVDAAVQDAHRAFAAWSATPALRRARVMFRFKQLIEEHTDELARLIACEHGKVVADARGEVQRGLEVVEFCCGIPHLLKGEFSENVGTGIDSYSLRQPLGVCVGITPFNFPVMVPLWMLAPAIACGNTFVLKPSEKDPSSTVRLAELLVEAGAPPGVLNVVHGDKVAVDALLSHPTVQAVSFVGSTPIARYIYETCAQHGKRVQAMGGAKNHLLVMPDADLEQAVDGLIGAAYGSAGERCMAISVAVAVGEATANALVARLAERVRGIRMGNSLGDGVEMGPLVTAAHRDKVAGYVEQGLAEGATLVVDGRGQRVTGHEEGFFLGGCLFDHVTPAMRIYQEEIFGPVLCVVRASTFEEALALADSHPFGNGVSLYTRDGDTAREFVSRVQVGMVGVNVPIPVPLAFYSFGGWKQSAFGDMNQHGMEGVRFFTKQKTVTSRWPTGIRVGSEFVMPVMK
- a CDS encoding aminotransferase class I/II-fold pyridoxal phosphate-dependent enzyme, whose protein sequence is MPQSRRAFLGTAVAGSASLIPMLQARGMEAGSWVAPGFDANGVIRLNSNENPHGPARAAVQAITGAFGDANRYTQSNDAALRTAVARRHGVKEENVLLGAGSGETLRICTEALTSNTAHLVAAAPTFEQPAAHMARLGRQTMAPAVDAMLRLDLGAMAAAAPGAGLVFLCNPNNPTGSAYPLSDVLAFIKDVHRRAPNASILVDEAYFEYCDLPGYDTAIPAALDDPRIIVARTFSKVFGLAGMRVGYGIAHASTIKRLEPWRLQNSVSALSSAAAMASCELTGHIKEQQRMNGEARSLALKTLNDAGFKALPTYTNFIMADIRRDAKSFQDACAKEGVAIGRPFPPLNTHARISIGTMDEMRRALPVITGLLKA